The Solea solea chromosome 19, fSolSol10.1, whole genome shotgun sequence genome has a window encoding:
- the rapgef1b gene encoding rap guanine nucleotide exchange factor 1b isoform X1, which translates to MSGKIESKQDSQRSHLSSFTMKLMDKFHSPKIKRTPSKKGKQLQTEPAAKSTEKPTNKKVSRLEEHEKDVVSALRYFKTIVDKMVVEKKVLEMLPGSASKVLEAILPLVQVEARIQHSSALSSCHNRVYQSLANLIRWADQVMLDGIDLEDKENVASVTSVIKAVLDGVKELVKLTIEKQEQPSPTTPNKPAPPATTTDSSVSSEVPSIDGEQEISNKTTPAAAPAENAPEVPDEDVAPPKPPLPEAKMAELRAQLSADAGQRRPSQKENPPPALPPKKRQSAPSPTRVAVVAPMSRGSSLPCSVHRQQQDFEQELLQRRFSGGSQSYGGDSPRLSPCSSMGKLSKSDEQLSSMEQDSGQCSRNTSCETLDNTENYDPDYDFLHQDLSVGENLPPIPVGGCLSPLPESHSESSSPVPGQHPTHPRFSAPPPQQTPEYWTPQPYQTNPLLSRISAPPALPQKKRRSTPTPSFTDGGCRVLYERFPSQYDNLSEEELHPTPPFPLFTPVSPMPQTNGGVFVAQYMSTEHADVPASPPPLPEKKSRHILQYMQFVEDYSEPQPSMFYQMPQSESIYEQRNKRFQEVYGFNDSFSSTDSVHEPVLPPALPPKQRQLASHSSSPSSSSSSSLSCHLQPSVAAMEEAGSGLGLSMSVSNSYLIGQASLTTPTSLDHVALTNATILDGSGGGPDGSLAGSMGSVAVCLPSESSLTDSLHTSASESANDEGGEGEYVNLYSSSQANGELPLSLRETIAADDVLQDPTPQMPSSNSKEALDKERQRQKSTESAGSDEEDVDELSLIDHKEIMSRITLKQESDDGPDVRAGSGDILLVHATETDRKDLVLYCEAFLTTYRTFISPEDLIKKLHYRYTRFCHSPDTFKKRVSKNTFFVLVRVVDELCLVELTEDILKQLMDLVFTLVCNGELSLARVLRKNILDKVEQKKLLRYTNSLKPLAARGVSARPGTLHDFRSHEIADQLTLLDAELFYKIEIPEVLLWAKEQNEEKSPNLTQFTEHFNNMSYWVRSLIIQQEKAQDREKLLLKFIKIMKHLRKLNNFNSYLAILSALDSAPIRRLEWQKQTSEGLEEYCTLIDSSSSFRAYRAALAEVEPPCIPYLGLILQDLTFVHLGNPDLIDGKVNFSKRWQQFNILDSMRRFQQVHYELKRNEDIVSFFNDFSDHLAEEALWELSLKIKPRNITRRKTEREEKT; encoded by the exons ATGTCGGGGAAAATAGAGAGCAAGCAAG ACTCGCAACGATCCCATCTGTCCTCTTTCACCATGAAACTGATGGACAAGTTCCATTCTCCCAAGATCAAGAGGACTCCATCCAAGAAGGGCAAGCAACTTCAGACTGAGCCAGCAGCCAAGAGTACAGAAAAACCTACtaacaag AAGGTGAGTCGACTGGAAGAACACGAGAAAGATGTGGTCAGTGCCCTGCGCTACTTCAAGACAATCGTGGACAAAATGGTTGTGGAGAAGAAGGTGCTGGAGATgcttcctggctctgctagcaAGGTGCTTGAAGCTATCCTGCCTCTGGTTCAGGTGGAGGCCCGGATACAGCACAG TTCGGCGCTGTCTTCCTGCCATAACCGTGTGTACCAGAGCCTAGCCAATCTCATTCGTTGGGCAGACCAGGTGATGCTGGATGGTATTGACTTGGAAGACAAGGAAAATGTGGCATCTGTCACAAGTGTCATCAAAGCAGTGCTGGATGGTGTAAAG GAATTAGTGAAGCTGACCATAGAGAAACAGGAGCAGCCGTCACCCACCACACCTAACAAACCAGCACCACCTGCCACCACAACAGATAG CAGTGTGTCCTCGGAGGTCCCCTCGATAGACGGGGAGCAGGAGATCTCAAATAAGACTACACCAGCAGCTGCTCCTGCAGAGAATGCCCCTGAGGTACCAGATGAGGATGTAGCCCCCCCCAAACCCCCTCTTCCTGAAGCAAAGATGGCAGAGCTCAG AGCACAGTTGAGTGCTGACGCTGGCCAAAGGAGACCCTCTCAGAAGGAGAA TCCACCTCCAGCTCTTCCTCCTAAGAAACGCCAGTCAGCCCCTTCGCCCACGCGGGTGGCAGTGGTTGCACCCATGAGCCGTGGCTCCAGTCTGCCCTGCAGTGTTCACAGACAG CAGCAAGACTTTGAGCAGGAGCTCCTTCAGAGGCGTTTCTCTGGGGGGAGCCAGTCATACGGGGGAGACTCTCCACGACTGTCTCCCTGCAGCAGCATGGGGAAACTCAGCAAGTCTGATGAACAGCTCTCCTCCATGGAGCAGGACAGTGGTCAGTGTTCACGTAATACCAGCTGTGAAACGCTTG ACAACACAGAGAATTATGACCCAGACTATGACTTCCTTCACCAGGACTTGTCAGTTGGGGAAAACCTGCCCCCAATACCGGTGGGAGGGTGCCTTAGCCCCCTGCCTGAGTCTCACAGTGAATCTTCTTCCCCAGTACCTGGACAGCATCCCACGCATCCCCGCTTCAGTGCTCCTCCACCACAGCAAACACCAGAGTACTGGACCCCTCAGCCATATCAAACCAATCCCTTACTGTCCCGCATCAGTGCACCCCCTGCTCTGCCCCAGAAGAAGCGACGCAGCACTCCGACACCGTCGTTCACTGATGGAGGGTGCAGAGTGCTCTATGAGCGATTCCCTTCCCAGTATGACAATTTGTCAGAAGAGGAGCTGCACCCTACACCCCCATTCCCCCTTTTCACACCCGTCTCACCCATGCCCCAGACAAATGGGGGGGTGTTTGTTGCCCAGTACATGAGCACCGAACATGCAGATGTCCCTGCCAGCCCACCACCACTcccagaaaagaaaagcagacaca TCCTCCAGTACATGCAGTTTGTGGAAGACTACTCTGAGCCGCAGCCCTCCATGTTCTACCAGATGCCACAGAGTGAGAGCATCTACGAGCAGCGTAATAAGCGTTTCCAGGAGGTTTATGGCTTCAACGACTCCTTCAGCAGCACAGACTCGGTCCATGAGCCAGTTCTGCCCCCAGCGTTGCCcccaaaacaaagacaactg GCCTCCCACTCTtcatccccctcttcctcctcgtcctcttctctctcctgcCACCTCCAGCCGTCTGTAGCGGCCATGGAGGAGGCAGGCTCTGGGCTGGGCCTCAGCATGTCCGTATCTAACTCCTACCTGATTGGCCAAGCATCCTTGACCACACCCACG AGCTTGGACCATGTTGCCTTGACCAATGCCACCATTCTGGATGGCAGCGGGGGCGGGCCCGACGGTTCCCTGGCTGGCTCAATGGGTTCTGTGGCTGTCTGTCTTCCTTCTGAGTCTTCTCTCACTGACTCTCTCCACACCTCAGCG AGTGAGAGCGCGAATGACGAGGGTGGGGAGGGGGAGTACGTCAACTTGTACTCATCAAGCCAGGCCAATGGGGAGCTGCCTCTCTCCCTCAGA GAAACAATTGCAGCTGATGATGTACTTCAAGACCCCACTCCTCAGATGCCATCCAGCAATAGCAAAGAGGCTTTGGACAAGGAAAG gcaGAGGCAGAAGTCAACAGAATCAGCTGGAAGTGATGAGGAAGATGTGGACGAACTCTCCCTCATAGACCACAAGGAGATTATGAGCAGGATAACACTAAAACAAGAA AGTGACGATGGCCCTGATGTTCGTGCTGGATCAGGAGATATTTTATTAGTCCATGCTACAGAAACAGACCGCAAAG ATCTCGTTTTGTACTGTGAAGCCTTTCTGACTACATATAGGACTTTTATATCCCCAGAGGACCTAATTAAGAAGCTACACTACAG ATATACCAGGTTCTGCCACAGTCCGGACACTTTCAAGAAGCGAGTCAGCAAGAACACCTTCTTTGTGCTGGTCCGTGTGGTGGATGAGCTGTG CCTGGTGGAGCTGACAGAGGACATCTTGAAACAGCTCATGGACCTGGTGTTCACGCTGGTGTGCAACGGTGAGCTGAGCCTCGCCCGTGTGCTCCGCAAGAACATCCTGGATAAAGTGGAGCAGAAGAAGCTGCTACGCTACACTAACTCCCTGAAGCCCCTGGCTGCCCGAGGGGTCTCTGCAAG GCCTGGAACTCTGCATGACTTCCGCAGTCATGAGATCGCCGATCAGCTCACTCTTCTCGATGCCGAACTCTTCTATAAGATAGAG ATTCCCGAGGTGCTGCTTTGGGCCAAGGAGCAGAACGAGGAGAAGAGTCCGAACCTGACTCAGTTCACAGAGCACTTTAACAACATGAGCTACTG GGTTCGCTCTTTGATAATTCAGCAGGAGAAAGCCCAAGACAGAGAGAAGTTGCTCCTTAAATTCATCAAAATAATGAAG CACTTAAGAAAGTTGAATAATTTCAACTCCTACCTGGCAATACTGTCCGCCCTGGACTCTGCTCCCATCCGGAGGTTGGAGTGGCAGAAACAGACCTCAGAG GGACTGGAGGAGTATTGCACGTTGATCgacagctcctcctccttcagagCTTACCGAGCTGCTCTGGCTGAAGTGGAGCCTCCATGTATCCCGTATct GGGTCTGATTCTCCAGGACTTGACATTCGTCCACTTGGGAAACCCTGACCTCATTGACGGAAAGGTCAATTTCTCCAAGCGCTGGCAGCAGTTCAACATACTGGACAGCATGCGGCGCTTCCAGCAAGT ACATTACGAACTGAAGCGCAACGAAGACATCGTCTCGTTCTTTAACGACTTCAGTGACCACCTGGCAGAGGAGGCCCTGTGGGAACTGTCGCTGAAGATCAAGCCCAGGAACATCACCAGGCGCAAGACGGAGCGCGAGGAGAAGACCTAG
- the rapgef1b gene encoding rap guanine nucleotide exchange factor 1b isoform X8 — protein MSGKIESKQDSQRSHLSSFTMKLMDKFHSPKIKRTPSKKGKQLQTEPAAKSTEKPTNKKVSRLEEHEKDVVSALRYFKTIVDKMVVEKKVLEMLPGSASKVLEAILPLVQVEARIQHSSALSSCHNRVYQSLANLIRWADQVMLDGIDLEDKENVASVTSVIKAVLDGVKELVKLTIEKQEQPSPTTPNKPAPPATTTDSSVSSEVPSIDGEQEISNKTTPAAAPAENAPEVPDEDVAPPKPPLPEAKMAELRAQLSADAGQRRPSQKENPPPALPPKKRQSAPSPTRVAVVAPMSRGSSLPCSVHRQQQDFEQELLQRRFSGGSQSYGGDSPRLSPCSSMGKLSKSDEQLSSMEQDSGQCSRNTSCETLDNTENYDPDYDFLHQDLSVGENLPPIPVGGCLSPLPESHSESSSPVPGQHPTHPRFSAPPPQQTPEYWTPQPYQTNPLLSRISAPPALPQKKRRSTPTPSFTDGGCRVLYERFPSQYDNLSEEELHPTPPFPLFTPVSPMPQTNGGVFVAQYMSTEHADVPASPPPLPEKKSRHILQYMQFVEDYSEPQPSMFYQMPQSESIYEQRNKRFQEVYGFNDSFSSTDSVHEPVLPPALPPKQRQLASHSSSPSSSSSSSLSCHLQPSVAAMEEAGSGLGLSMSVSNSYLIGQASLTTPTETIAADDVLQDPTPQMPSSNSKEALDKERQRQKSTESAGSDEEDVDELSLIDHKEIMSRITLKQESDDGPDVRAGSGDILLVHATETDRKDLVLYCEAFLTTYRTFISPEDLIKKLHYRYTRFCHSPDTFKKRVSKNTFFVLVRVVDELCLVELTEDILKQLMDLVFTLVCNGELSLARVLRKNILDKVEQKKLLRYTNSLKPLAARGVSARPGTLHDFRSHEIADQLTLLDAELFYKIEIPEVLLWAKEQNEEKSPNLTQFTEHFNNMSYWVRSLIIQQEKAQDREKLLLKFIKIMKHLRKLNNFNSYLAILSALDSAPIRRLEWQKQTSEGLEEYCTLIDSSSSFRAYRAALAEVEPPCIPYLGLILQDLTFVHLGNPDLIDGKVNFSKRWQQFNILDSMRRFQQVHYELKRNEDIVSFFNDFSDHLAEEALWELSLKIKPRNITRRKTEREEKT, from the exons ATGTCGGGGAAAATAGAGAGCAAGCAAG ACTCGCAACGATCCCATCTGTCCTCTTTCACCATGAAACTGATGGACAAGTTCCATTCTCCCAAGATCAAGAGGACTCCATCCAAGAAGGGCAAGCAACTTCAGACTGAGCCAGCAGCCAAGAGTACAGAAAAACCTACtaacaag AAGGTGAGTCGACTGGAAGAACACGAGAAAGATGTGGTCAGTGCCCTGCGCTACTTCAAGACAATCGTGGACAAAATGGTTGTGGAGAAGAAGGTGCTGGAGATgcttcctggctctgctagcaAGGTGCTTGAAGCTATCCTGCCTCTGGTTCAGGTGGAGGCCCGGATACAGCACAG TTCGGCGCTGTCTTCCTGCCATAACCGTGTGTACCAGAGCCTAGCCAATCTCATTCGTTGGGCAGACCAGGTGATGCTGGATGGTATTGACTTGGAAGACAAGGAAAATGTGGCATCTGTCACAAGTGTCATCAAAGCAGTGCTGGATGGTGTAAAG GAATTAGTGAAGCTGACCATAGAGAAACAGGAGCAGCCGTCACCCACCACACCTAACAAACCAGCACCACCTGCCACCACAACAGATAG CAGTGTGTCCTCGGAGGTCCCCTCGATAGACGGGGAGCAGGAGATCTCAAATAAGACTACACCAGCAGCTGCTCCTGCAGAGAATGCCCCTGAGGTACCAGATGAGGATGTAGCCCCCCCCAAACCCCCTCTTCCTGAAGCAAAGATGGCAGAGCTCAG AGCACAGTTGAGTGCTGACGCTGGCCAAAGGAGACCCTCTCAGAAGGAGAA TCCACCTCCAGCTCTTCCTCCTAAGAAACGCCAGTCAGCCCCTTCGCCCACGCGGGTGGCAGTGGTTGCACCCATGAGCCGTGGCTCCAGTCTGCCCTGCAGTGTTCACAGACAG CAGCAAGACTTTGAGCAGGAGCTCCTTCAGAGGCGTTTCTCTGGGGGGAGCCAGTCATACGGGGGAGACTCTCCACGACTGTCTCCCTGCAGCAGCATGGGGAAACTCAGCAAGTCTGATGAACAGCTCTCCTCCATGGAGCAGGACAGTGGTCAGTGTTCACGTAATACCAGCTGTGAAACGCTTG ACAACACAGAGAATTATGACCCAGACTATGACTTCCTTCACCAGGACTTGTCAGTTGGGGAAAACCTGCCCCCAATACCGGTGGGAGGGTGCCTTAGCCCCCTGCCTGAGTCTCACAGTGAATCTTCTTCCCCAGTACCTGGACAGCATCCCACGCATCCCCGCTTCAGTGCTCCTCCACCACAGCAAACACCAGAGTACTGGACCCCTCAGCCATATCAAACCAATCCCTTACTGTCCCGCATCAGTGCACCCCCTGCTCTGCCCCAGAAGAAGCGACGCAGCACTCCGACACCGTCGTTCACTGATGGAGGGTGCAGAGTGCTCTATGAGCGATTCCCTTCCCAGTATGACAATTTGTCAGAAGAGGAGCTGCACCCTACACCCCCATTCCCCCTTTTCACACCCGTCTCACCCATGCCCCAGACAAATGGGGGGGTGTTTGTTGCCCAGTACATGAGCACCGAACATGCAGATGTCCCTGCCAGCCCACCACCACTcccagaaaagaaaagcagacaca TCCTCCAGTACATGCAGTTTGTGGAAGACTACTCTGAGCCGCAGCCCTCCATGTTCTACCAGATGCCACAGAGTGAGAGCATCTACGAGCAGCGTAATAAGCGTTTCCAGGAGGTTTATGGCTTCAACGACTCCTTCAGCAGCACAGACTCGGTCCATGAGCCAGTTCTGCCCCCAGCGTTGCCcccaaaacaaagacaactg GCCTCCCACTCTtcatccccctcttcctcctcgtcctcttctctctcctgcCACCTCCAGCCGTCTGTAGCGGCCATGGAGGAGGCAGGCTCTGGGCTGGGCCTCAGCATGTCCGTATCTAACTCCTACCTGATTGGCCAAGCATCCTTGACCACACCCACG GAAACAATTGCAGCTGATGATGTACTTCAAGACCCCACTCCTCAGATGCCATCCAGCAATAGCAAAGAGGCTTTGGACAAGGAAAG gcaGAGGCAGAAGTCAACAGAATCAGCTGGAAGTGATGAGGAAGATGTGGACGAACTCTCCCTCATAGACCACAAGGAGATTATGAGCAGGATAACACTAAAACAAGAA AGTGACGATGGCCCTGATGTTCGTGCTGGATCAGGAGATATTTTATTAGTCCATGCTACAGAAACAGACCGCAAAG ATCTCGTTTTGTACTGTGAAGCCTTTCTGACTACATATAGGACTTTTATATCCCCAGAGGACCTAATTAAGAAGCTACACTACAG ATATACCAGGTTCTGCCACAGTCCGGACACTTTCAAGAAGCGAGTCAGCAAGAACACCTTCTTTGTGCTGGTCCGTGTGGTGGATGAGCTGTG CCTGGTGGAGCTGACAGAGGACATCTTGAAACAGCTCATGGACCTGGTGTTCACGCTGGTGTGCAACGGTGAGCTGAGCCTCGCCCGTGTGCTCCGCAAGAACATCCTGGATAAAGTGGAGCAGAAGAAGCTGCTACGCTACACTAACTCCCTGAAGCCCCTGGCTGCCCGAGGGGTCTCTGCAAG GCCTGGAACTCTGCATGACTTCCGCAGTCATGAGATCGCCGATCAGCTCACTCTTCTCGATGCCGAACTCTTCTATAAGATAGAG ATTCCCGAGGTGCTGCTTTGGGCCAAGGAGCAGAACGAGGAGAAGAGTCCGAACCTGACTCAGTTCACAGAGCACTTTAACAACATGAGCTACTG GGTTCGCTCTTTGATAATTCAGCAGGAGAAAGCCCAAGACAGAGAGAAGTTGCTCCTTAAATTCATCAAAATAATGAAG CACTTAAGAAAGTTGAATAATTTCAACTCCTACCTGGCAATACTGTCCGCCCTGGACTCTGCTCCCATCCGGAGGTTGGAGTGGCAGAAACAGACCTCAGAG GGACTGGAGGAGTATTGCACGTTGATCgacagctcctcctccttcagagCTTACCGAGCTGCTCTGGCTGAAGTGGAGCCTCCATGTATCCCGTATct GGGTCTGATTCTCCAGGACTTGACATTCGTCCACTTGGGAAACCCTGACCTCATTGACGGAAAGGTCAATTTCTCCAAGCGCTGGCAGCAGTTCAACATACTGGACAGCATGCGGCGCTTCCAGCAAGT ACATTACGAACTGAAGCGCAACGAAGACATCGTCTCGTTCTTTAACGACTTCAGTGACCACCTGGCAGAGGAGGCCCTGTGGGAACTGTCGCTGAAGATCAAGCCCAGGAACATCACCAGGCGCAAGACGGAGCGCGAGGAGAAGACCTAG
- the rapgef1b gene encoding rap guanine nucleotide exchange factor 1b isoform X2: protein MSGKIESKQDSQRSHLSSFTMKLMDKFHSPKIKRTPSKKGKQLQTEPAAKSTEKPTNKKVSRLEEHEKDVVSALRYFKTIVDKMVVEKKVLEMLPGSASKVLEAILPLVQVEARIQHSSALSSCHNRVYQSLANLIRWADQVMLDGIDLEDKENVASVTSVIKAVLDGVKELVKLTIEKQEQPSPTTPNKPAPPATTTDSSVSSEVPSIDGEQEISNKTTPAAAPAENAPEVPDEDVAPPKPPLPEAKMAELRAQLSADAGQRRPSQKENPPPALPPKKRQSAPSPTRVAVVAPMSRGSSLPCSVHRQQDFEQELLQRRFSGGSQSYGGDSPRLSPCSSMGKLSKSDEQLSSMEQDSGQCSRNTSCETLDNTENYDPDYDFLHQDLSVGENLPPIPVGGCLSPLPESHSESSSPVPGQHPTHPRFSAPPPQQTPEYWTPQPYQTNPLLSRISAPPALPQKKRRSTPTPSFTDGGCRVLYERFPSQYDNLSEEELHPTPPFPLFTPVSPMPQTNGGVFVAQYMSTEHADVPASPPPLPEKKSRHILQYMQFVEDYSEPQPSMFYQMPQSESIYEQRNKRFQEVYGFNDSFSSTDSVHEPVLPPALPPKQRQLASHSSSPSSSSSSSLSCHLQPSVAAMEEAGSGLGLSMSVSNSYLIGQASLTTPTSLDHVALTNATILDGSGGGPDGSLAGSMGSVAVCLPSESSLTDSLHTSASESANDEGGEGEYVNLYSSSQANGELPLSLRETIAADDVLQDPTPQMPSSNSKEALDKERQRQKSTESAGSDEEDVDELSLIDHKEIMSRITLKQESDDGPDVRAGSGDILLVHATETDRKDLVLYCEAFLTTYRTFISPEDLIKKLHYRYTRFCHSPDTFKKRVSKNTFFVLVRVVDELCLVELTEDILKQLMDLVFTLVCNGELSLARVLRKNILDKVEQKKLLRYTNSLKPLAARGVSARPGTLHDFRSHEIADQLTLLDAELFYKIEIPEVLLWAKEQNEEKSPNLTQFTEHFNNMSYWVRSLIIQQEKAQDREKLLLKFIKIMKHLRKLNNFNSYLAILSALDSAPIRRLEWQKQTSEGLEEYCTLIDSSSSFRAYRAALAEVEPPCIPYLGLILQDLTFVHLGNPDLIDGKVNFSKRWQQFNILDSMRRFQQVHYELKRNEDIVSFFNDFSDHLAEEALWELSLKIKPRNITRRKTEREEKT from the exons ATGTCGGGGAAAATAGAGAGCAAGCAAG ACTCGCAACGATCCCATCTGTCCTCTTTCACCATGAAACTGATGGACAAGTTCCATTCTCCCAAGATCAAGAGGACTCCATCCAAGAAGGGCAAGCAACTTCAGACTGAGCCAGCAGCCAAGAGTACAGAAAAACCTACtaacaag AAGGTGAGTCGACTGGAAGAACACGAGAAAGATGTGGTCAGTGCCCTGCGCTACTTCAAGACAATCGTGGACAAAATGGTTGTGGAGAAGAAGGTGCTGGAGATgcttcctggctctgctagcaAGGTGCTTGAAGCTATCCTGCCTCTGGTTCAGGTGGAGGCCCGGATACAGCACAG TTCGGCGCTGTCTTCCTGCCATAACCGTGTGTACCAGAGCCTAGCCAATCTCATTCGTTGGGCAGACCAGGTGATGCTGGATGGTATTGACTTGGAAGACAAGGAAAATGTGGCATCTGTCACAAGTGTCATCAAAGCAGTGCTGGATGGTGTAAAG GAATTAGTGAAGCTGACCATAGAGAAACAGGAGCAGCCGTCACCCACCACACCTAACAAACCAGCACCACCTGCCACCACAACAGATAG CAGTGTGTCCTCGGAGGTCCCCTCGATAGACGGGGAGCAGGAGATCTCAAATAAGACTACACCAGCAGCTGCTCCTGCAGAGAATGCCCCTGAGGTACCAGATGAGGATGTAGCCCCCCCCAAACCCCCTCTTCCTGAAGCAAAGATGGCAGAGCTCAG AGCACAGTTGAGTGCTGACGCTGGCCAAAGGAGACCCTCTCAGAAGGAGAA TCCACCTCCAGCTCTTCCTCCTAAGAAACGCCAGTCAGCCCCTTCGCCCACGCGGGTGGCAGTGGTTGCACCCATGAGCCGTGGCTCCAGTCTGCCCTGCAGTGTTCACAGACAG CAAGACTTTGAGCAGGAGCTCCTTCAGAGGCGTTTCTCTGGGGGGAGCCAGTCATACGGGGGAGACTCTCCACGACTGTCTCCCTGCAGCAGCATGGGGAAACTCAGCAAGTCTGATGAACAGCTCTCCTCCATGGAGCAGGACAGTGGTCAGTGTTCACGTAATACCAGCTGTGAAACGCTTG ACAACACAGAGAATTATGACCCAGACTATGACTTCCTTCACCAGGACTTGTCAGTTGGGGAAAACCTGCCCCCAATACCGGTGGGAGGGTGCCTTAGCCCCCTGCCTGAGTCTCACAGTGAATCTTCTTCCCCAGTACCTGGACAGCATCCCACGCATCCCCGCTTCAGTGCTCCTCCACCACAGCAAACACCAGAGTACTGGACCCCTCAGCCATATCAAACCAATCCCTTACTGTCCCGCATCAGTGCACCCCCTGCTCTGCCCCAGAAGAAGCGACGCAGCACTCCGACACCGTCGTTCACTGATGGAGGGTGCAGAGTGCTCTATGAGCGATTCCCTTCCCAGTATGACAATTTGTCAGAAGAGGAGCTGCACCCTACACCCCCATTCCCCCTTTTCACACCCGTCTCACCCATGCCCCAGACAAATGGGGGGGTGTTTGTTGCCCAGTACATGAGCACCGAACATGCAGATGTCCCTGCCAGCCCACCACCACTcccagaaaagaaaagcagacaca TCCTCCAGTACATGCAGTTTGTGGAAGACTACTCTGAGCCGCAGCCCTCCATGTTCTACCAGATGCCACAGAGTGAGAGCATCTACGAGCAGCGTAATAAGCGTTTCCAGGAGGTTTATGGCTTCAACGACTCCTTCAGCAGCACAGACTCGGTCCATGAGCCAGTTCTGCCCCCAGCGTTGCCcccaaaacaaagacaactg GCCTCCCACTCTtcatccccctcttcctcctcgtcctcttctctctcctgcCACCTCCAGCCGTCTGTAGCGGCCATGGAGGAGGCAGGCTCTGGGCTGGGCCTCAGCATGTCCGTATCTAACTCCTACCTGATTGGCCAAGCATCCTTGACCACACCCACG AGCTTGGACCATGTTGCCTTGACCAATGCCACCATTCTGGATGGCAGCGGGGGCGGGCCCGACGGTTCCCTGGCTGGCTCAATGGGTTCTGTGGCTGTCTGTCTTCCTTCTGAGTCTTCTCTCACTGACTCTCTCCACACCTCAGCG AGTGAGAGCGCGAATGACGAGGGTGGGGAGGGGGAGTACGTCAACTTGTACTCATCAAGCCAGGCCAATGGGGAGCTGCCTCTCTCCCTCAGA GAAACAATTGCAGCTGATGATGTACTTCAAGACCCCACTCCTCAGATGCCATCCAGCAATAGCAAAGAGGCTTTGGACAAGGAAAG gcaGAGGCAGAAGTCAACAGAATCAGCTGGAAGTGATGAGGAAGATGTGGACGAACTCTCCCTCATAGACCACAAGGAGATTATGAGCAGGATAACACTAAAACAAGAA AGTGACGATGGCCCTGATGTTCGTGCTGGATCAGGAGATATTTTATTAGTCCATGCTACAGAAACAGACCGCAAAG ATCTCGTTTTGTACTGTGAAGCCTTTCTGACTACATATAGGACTTTTATATCCCCAGAGGACCTAATTAAGAAGCTACACTACAG ATATACCAGGTTCTGCCACAGTCCGGACACTTTCAAGAAGCGAGTCAGCAAGAACACCTTCTTTGTGCTGGTCCGTGTGGTGGATGAGCTGTG CCTGGTGGAGCTGACAGAGGACATCTTGAAACAGCTCATGGACCTGGTGTTCACGCTGGTGTGCAACGGTGAGCTGAGCCTCGCCCGTGTGCTCCGCAAGAACATCCTGGATAAAGTGGAGCAGAAGAAGCTGCTACGCTACACTAACTCCCTGAAGCCCCTGGCTGCCCGAGGGGTCTCTGCAAG GCCTGGAACTCTGCATGACTTCCGCAGTCATGAGATCGCCGATCAGCTCACTCTTCTCGATGCCGAACTCTTCTATAAGATAGAG ATTCCCGAGGTGCTGCTTTGGGCCAAGGAGCAGAACGAGGAGAAGAGTCCGAACCTGACTCAGTTCACAGAGCACTTTAACAACATGAGCTACTG GGTTCGCTCTTTGATAATTCAGCAGGAGAAAGCCCAAGACAGAGAGAAGTTGCTCCTTAAATTCATCAAAATAATGAAG CACTTAAGAAAGTTGAATAATTTCAACTCCTACCTGGCAATACTGTCCGCCCTGGACTCTGCTCCCATCCGGAGGTTGGAGTGGCAGAAACAGACCTCAGAG GGACTGGAGGAGTATTGCACGTTGATCgacagctcctcctccttcagagCTTACCGAGCTGCTCTGGCTGAAGTGGAGCCTCCATGTATCCCGTATct GGGTCTGATTCTCCAGGACTTGACATTCGTCCACTTGGGAAACCCTGACCTCATTGACGGAAAGGTCAATTTCTCCAAGCGCTGGCAGCAGTTCAACATACTGGACAGCATGCGGCGCTTCCAGCAAGT ACATTACGAACTGAAGCGCAACGAAGACATCGTCTCGTTCTTTAACGACTTCAGTGACCACCTGGCAGAGGAGGCCCTGTGGGAACTGTCGCTGAAGATCAAGCCCAGGAACATCACCAGGCGCAAGACGGAGCGCGAGGAGAAGACCTAG